A region of Streptomyces sp. NBC_01788 DNA encodes the following proteins:
- a CDS encoding ROK family glucokinase has translation MSTYRDLTAPIGSRRAPVLRTVGTRERRSHLTAPRVPTVGIDIGGTKVMAGVVDADGNILERLRTETPDKSKSPRVVEDTIVELVLDLSDRHDVHAVGIGAAGWVDADRNRVLFAPHLSWRNEPLRDRLSERLSVPVLVDNDANAAAWAEWRFGAGRGEDHLVMITLGTGIGGAILEDGQVKRGRFGVAGEFGHMQVVPGGHRCPCGNRGCWEQYSSGNALVREARELAAADSPVAYGIIEHVKGSIPDITGPMITELAREGDAMCIELLEDIGQWLGVGIANLAAALDPSCFVIGGGVSAADDLLIGPARDAFRRHLTGRGYRPEARITRAQLGPEAGMVGAADLARLVARRFRRAKRRRVERYERYERYAQARREAREAL, from the coding sequence ATGAGCACCTACCGCGACCTCACCGCCCCCATCGGCTCCCGACGCGCCCCCGTGCTGCGCACGGTCGGTACCCGGGAGCGGCGCTCCCACCTGACCGCGCCCCGCGTCCCCACGGTGGGCATCGACATCGGCGGCACCAAGGTGATGGCGGGCGTCGTCGACGCCGACGGGAACATCCTGGAGCGGCTCCGCACGGAGACCCCGGACAAGTCCAAGAGCCCGCGGGTCGTCGAGGACACCATCGTCGAACTGGTCCTGGACCTGTCCGACCGGCACGACGTGCACGCGGTCGGCATCGGCGCGGCCGGCTGGGTCGACGCCGACCGCAACCGCGTGCTGTTCGCCCCTCACCTGTCCTGGCGCAACGAACCCCTGCGCGACCGACTCTCCGAACGCCTGTCCGTGCCGGTCCTGGTCGACAACGACGCCAACGCCGCCGCCTGGGCCGAGTGGCGCTTCGGCGCGGGCCGCGGCGAGGACCATCTCGTCATGATCACGCTGGGTACCGGTATCGGCGGCGCGATCCTGGAGGACGGCCAGGTCAAGCGGGGCAGGTTCGGGGTCGCCGGCGAGTTCGGGCACATGCAGGTCGTGCCCGGCGGCCACCGCTGCCCGTGCGGCAACCGCGGCTGCTGGGAGCAGTACAGCTCGGGCAACGCCCTGGTGCGGGAGGCGCGTGAGCTGGCCGCGGCCGACTCCCCGGTCGCCTACGGGATCATCGAGCACGTCAAGGGGAGCATCCCCGACATCACCGGGCCGATGATCACCGAGCTGGCCCGCGAGGGCGACGCCATGTGCATCGAGCTGCTGGAGGACATCGGCCAGTGGCTCGGCGTCGGCATCGCCAACCTGGCCGCCGCCCTCGACCCGTCCTGCTTCGTCATCGGCGGTGGGGTCTCCGCGGCCGACGACCTGTTGATCGGCCCCGCGCGCGACGCGTTCCGGCGGCACCTCACCGGCCGCGGCTACCGCCCCGAGGCCCGTATCACCCGTGCCCAGCTCGGCCCCGAGGCCGGCATGGTCGGCGCCGCCGACCTCGCCCGGCTGGTCGCCCGCCGCTTCCGGCGCGCCAAGCGGCGCCGGGTCGAGCGGTACGAGCGCTACGAGCGGTACGCGCAGGCGCGGCGCGAGGCCCGGGAGGCGCTGTGA
- a CDS encoding ATP-binding cassette domain-containing protein, producing the protein MTQTEARTSTRTEARTALVELSGVSKHYGGVRALEDVGLEVHAGEITCVLGDNGAGKSTLIKIIAGLHQHDGGVLRVEGEETRLTSPRDALDRGIATVYQDLAVVGLMPVWRNFFLGSEPRKGTGPFKRLDVGLMRRTARAELLRMGIDLRDVDQPIGTLSGGERQCVAIARAVYLGAKVLVLDEPTAALGVKQSGVVLRYVAAARDQGLGVVLITHNPHHAYLVGDRFVLLKRGAMAGHHTRDGITLDELTRQMAGGSDLDDLRHELQGS; encoded by the coding sequence GTGACGCAGACCGAAGCACGTACCAGCACGCGGACCGAAGCCCGCACGGCACTCGTGGAGCTGTCCGGCGTCAGCAAGCACTACGGCGGTGTCCGCGCCCTGGAGGACGTCGGCCTGGAGGTCCACGCCGGGGAGATCACCTGCGTCCTGGGCGACAACGGCGCCGGCAAGTCGACCCTGATCAAGATCATCGCGGGGCTGCACCAGCACGACGGCGGCGTCCTGCGCGTCGAGGGCGAGGAGACCCGGCTCACCTCCCCGCGCGACGCCCTGGACCGGGGCATCGCCACGGTGTACCAGGACCTGGCGGTCGTGGGCCTCATGCCGGTCTGGCGGAACTTCTTCCTCGGCTCCGAGCCCCGCAAGGGGACCGGCCCCTTCAAGCGCCTGGACGTCGGCCTCATGCGCAGGACGGCACGGGCCGAACTGCTGCGGATGGGCATCGACCTGCGCGACGTCGACCAGCCCATCGGCACCCTGTCGGGCGGCGAACGCCAGTGCGTCGCCATCGCGCGCGCGGTGTACCTCGGGGCGAAGGTGCTCGTCCTGGACGAGCCGACCGCAGCACTCGGCGTGAAGCAGTCGGGCGTGGTACTGAGGTATGTGGCGGCGGCCCGCGACCAGGGCCTGGGCGTTGTGTTGATCACCCACAACCCGCATCACGCTTACCTCGTAGGTGACCGGTTCGTTCTGCTGAAGCGGGGCGCCATGGCCGGCCACCACACTCGGGACGGGATCACCCTGGACGAGCTGACCCGGCAGATGGCCGGCGGCAGCGACCTGGACGATCTGCGCCATGAACTGCAAGGGTCCTGA
- a CDS encoding DEAD/DEAH box helicase, giving the protein MSDTAAGVTAHATNTAPLSPRLAALFLPAPLPRDSRIAFWDPTGDVWPGNGAADPAHTELTVVRRHGQGARRRSAPALTLPIEDALPQLVRARHDPAAHPATACWGAAALHALRLVARGRLLPGLTATGHDAWRAGPLDPDDIAHLRAIAAALPHEGHAVPLPGPGPLRLPEPEALLRAFLDAVADTLPRTPAAPHTCGKPFAARGPQCLPHAHDWAAEVAAGMDAGVRVSLRLDLSAHDLFDGADDEAARGAGAAIVQVHSLADPTLVTDAAALWAGEADPAFGPRARVDAALAVRRAARVWTPLDRLSEQEVPDVLALSEAEVSELLGVAATRLAAAGVAVHWPRDLAQDLTATAVVRPAPGSAKDGTGFFESEALLQFRWQLALGGDPLSDAEMDALAEAHRPVVRLRDRWVLVDPALVRKARRRDLGLLDPVDALSVALSGTADVDGETVEAVPVGALAALRDRLMAGVRPAEPPPGLDATLRDYQLRGLGWLDLMTSLGLGGCLADDMGLGKTVTVIALHLKRAHHEPTLVVCPASLLGNWQREITRFAPGVPVRRFHGPDRSLDGLGGGFVLTTYGTMRSAAPLLAGQPWGMVVADEAQHVKNPYSATAKALRTIPSPARVALTGTPVENNLSELWALLDWTTPGLLGPLKSFRARHARAVETGEDEEAVRRLGRLVRPFLLRRRKSDPGIVPELPPKTETDHPVPLTREQAALYEAVVRESMLAIETAEGMARRGLVLKLLTSLKQICDHPALYLKDEHARGADRPAARSGKLALLDELLDTLLAEDGSALVFTQYVGMARLITSHLTSRAVPVDLLHGGTPVPERERMVDRFQSGETPVLVLSLKAAGTGLNLTRAGHVVHFDRWWNPAVEEQATDRAYRIGQTQPVQVHRLITEGTVEDRIAEMLAAKRALADAILGGGESALTELTDRELSDLVSLRREA; this is encoded by the coding sequence ATGAGCGACACGGCGGCCGGCGTGACGGCCCACGCGACGAACACGGCCCCCCTGTCCCCCCGCCTCGCCGCGCTCTTCCTCCCGGCCCCCCTTCCCCGCGACAGCCGCATCGCCTTCTGGGACCCGACCGGAGACGTATGGCCGGGGAACGGAGCCGCCGACCCGGCGCATACGGAGCTCACGGTCGTGCGGCGGCACGGGCAGGGGGCCCGGCGCAGGAGCGCGCCCGCGTTGACGCTGCCGATCGAGGACGCGCTGCCGCAGCTCGTCCGGGCACGGCACGATCCGGCGGCGCACCCCGCCACGGCGTGCTGGGGCGCCGCCGCCCTGCACGCGCTGCGGCTCGTCGCCCGTGGACGGCTGCTGCCCGGCCTGACCGCCACCGGGCACGACGCCTGGCGCGCGGGCCCCCTCGACCCGGACGACATCGCCCACCTGCGCGCGATCGCCGCCGCCCTGCCCCACGAGGGCCACGCCGTCCCGCTGCCCGGTCCGGGCCCGCTGCGCCTGCCCGAACCGGAGGCGCTGCTGCGCGCCTTCCTCGACGCGGTGGCCGACACCCTGCCCCGCACCCCGGCCGCGCCCCACACCTGCGGGAAGCCGTTCGCCGCCCGCGGCCCGCAGTGCCTGCCGCACGCCCACGACTGGGCGGCCGAGGTCGCCGCAGGCATGGACGCGGGCGTACGCGTCTCACTCCGCCTGGACCTGTCCGCGCACGACCTGTTCGACGGCGCCGACGACGAGGCCGCCCGGGGCGCCGGCGCGGCGATCGTCCAGGTGCACAGCCTCGCCGACCCCACCCTCGTCACCGACGCGGCGGCCCTGTGGGCGGGCGAGGCGGACCCGGCCTTCGGCCCACGCGCACGCGTGGACGCCGCCCTCGCCGTACGGCGCGCGGCCCGCGTCTGGACCCCGCTGGACCGGCTCTCCGAGCAGGAGGTGCCCGACGTCCTCGCCCTCTCCGAAGCCGAGGTGAGCGAGCTGCTCGGCGTGGCCGCGACGCGGCTCGCCGCGGCCGGCGTCGCCGTGCACTGGCCGCGCGACCTGGCCCAGGACCTCACGGCGACCGCGGTGGTGCGCCCCGCGCCGGGCTCCGCCAAGGACGGCACCGGCTTCTTCGAGAGCGAGGCACTGCTCCAGTTCCGCTGGCAGCTGGCGCTCGGCGGCGATCCGCTCAGCGACGCCGAGATGGACGCGCTCGCCGAGGCCCACCGCCCGGTGGTGCGGCTGCGGGACCGTTGGGTGCTCGTGGACCCGGCCCTCGTCCGCAAGGCCCGTAGGCGCGACCTCGGCCTGCTCGACCCGGTCGACGCGCTGTCCGTCGCCCTCTCCGGCACCGCGGACGTGGACGGCGAGACGGTCGAGGCGGTGCCCGTCGGCGCGCTGGCGGCCCTGCGGGACCGGCTCATGGCCGGCGTACGGCCCGCCGAACCGCCGCCGGGCCTCGACGCCACCCTGCGCGACTACCAGCTGCGCGGCCTGGGCTGGCTGGACCTCATGACCTCCCTCGGTCTCGGCGGCTGCCTCGCGGACGACATGGGCCTCGGCAAGACGGTCACCGTCATCGCCCTGCACCTCAAGCGGGCGCACCACGAACCCACCCTGGTGGTGTGCCCGGCCTCCCTGCTGGGGAACTGGCAGCGGGAGATCACCCGGTTCGCACCCGGCGTCCCCGTCCGCCGCTTCCACGGCCCGGACCGCTCCCTGGACGGCCTCGGCGGCGGCTTCGTGCTCACCACGTACGGCACGATGCGTTCGGCGGCGCCCCTGCTGGCCGGGCAGCCCTGGGGCATGGTCGTCGCCGACGAGGCCCAGCACGTCAAGAACCCTTACTCGGCGACCGCGAAGGCGCTGCGAACGATCCCGTCCCCCGCGCGCGTGGCCCTCACCGGCACCCCCGTGGAGAACAACCTCTCCGAACTGTGGGCCCTGCTCGACTGGACCACCCCGGGGCTCCTCGGCCCGCTGAAGTCCTTCCGGGCCCGGCACGCCCGCGCGGTGGAGACCGGCGAGGACGAGGAGGCCGTGCGGCGCCTGGGCCGCCTGGTACGCCCTTTCCTGCTGCGCCGCAGGAAGTCCGACCCCGGAATCGTCCCCGAGCTCCCGCCCAAGACGGAGACGGACCACCCCGTCCCGCTCACCCGCGAGCAAGCCGCGCTGTACGAGGCCGTGGTGCGCGAGTCGATGCTCGCCATCGAAACCGCCGAGGGCATGGCCCGGCGCGGACTGGTCCTGAAACTGCTGACCTCGCTCAAGCAGATCTGCGACCACCCGGCGCTCTACCTCAAGGACGAGCACGCCCGCGGCGCCGACAGGCCGGCGGCGCGCTCCGGAAAACTGGCGCTCCTGGACGAGCTGCTGGACACCCTGCTCGCCGAGGACGGTTCGGCGCTGGTCTTCACCCAGTACGTCGGCATGGCCCGCCTGATCACCTCGCACCTCACCAGCCGCGCGGTCCCCGTGGACCTGCTTCACGGCGGTACGCCGGTCCCGGAGCGTGAGCGCATGGTGGACCGCTTCCAGAGCGGCGAGACCCCGGTCCTCGTACTGTCCCTGAAAGCGGCGGGCACGGGCCTGAACCTCACCCGCGCGGGCCACGTCGTCCACTTCGACCGCTGGTGGAACCCGGCGGTCGAGGAGCAGGCCACCGACCGCGCCTACCGCATCGGCCAGACCCAGCCGGTGCAGGTGCACCGCCTGATCACCGAAGGCACCGTGGAGGACCGCATCGCCGAGATGCTCGCCGCGAAGCGCGCCCTGGCCGACGCGATCCTCGGTGGGGGCGAGTCGGCGCTCACGGAACTGACCGACCGCGAGCTGTCCGACCTGGTCTCGCTGCGAAGGGAGGCCTGA
- a CDS encoding ABC transporter permease, with product MSGTTTDRPAAPAGTSVAETFPRTSALRGLLTRPELGSVVGAIAVFVFFACAADGFLRASSLSTVLYASSVIGIMAVPVALLMIGGEFDLSAGVMVTSSALVSSMFSYRMTANVWVGVGVSLLVTLAIGAFNGFMLTRTGLPSFIVTLGTFLMLTGMNLGLTKLIDGTVSTKTIGDMEGFPSAHAVFASTLTIGGVGVKVTILWWLGLVAVASWILLRTRTGNWIFAVGGNKDAARAVGVPVTRTKTGLYMGVALGAWICGQHLLFSFDAVQSGEGVGNELIYIIAAVIGGCLITGGHGSAIGSAVGALLFGMTSKGIVFAEWNPDWFKFFLGAMLLLATLLNTWVRRRAEATK from the coding sequence ATGAGCGGTACCACCACCGACCGGCCCGCGGCCCCCGCCGGGACCTCCGTCGCTGAAACGTTTCCGCGGACCTCCGCGCTGCGCGGGCTGCTCACCCGCCCCGAGCTCGGCTCGGTCGTCGGCGCGATCGCCGTCTTCGTCTTCTTCGCCTGCGCCGCGGACGGCTTCCTGCGCGCCTCCAGCCTCAGCACCGTCCTGTACGCGTCCTCGGTGATCGGCATCATGGCGGTTCCGGTCGCGCTGCTGATGATCGGCGGCGAGTTCGACCTGTCGGCGGGCGTCATGGTGACGTCCTCCGCGCTGGTCTCCTCGATGTTCAGCTACCGGATGACCGCGAACGTCTGGGTCGGGGTCGGCGTATCACTGCTGGTCACCCTGGCGATCGGTGCCTTCAACGGCTTCATGCTGACCCGTACGGGGCTGCCCAGCTTCATCGTCACCCTGGGCACCTTCCTGATGCTGACCGGGATGAACCTGGGTCTCACCAAGCTGATCGACGGCACGGTCTCCACCAAGACGATCGGCGACATGGAGGGCTTCCCCAGCGCCCACGCGGTGTTCGCCTCGACGCTCACCATCGGCGGCGTCGGCGTCAAGGTCACCATCCTGTGGTGGCTCGGCCTGGTCGCCGTCGCCTCCTGGATCCTGCTGCGCACCCGCACCGGCAACTGGATCTTCGCGGTCGGCGGCAACAAGGACGCCGCCCGCGCGGTCGGCGTACCGGTCACCCGGACCAAGACCGGCCTCTACATGGGCGTGGCCCTCGGCGCCTGGATCTGCGGGCAGCACCTGCTGTTCTCCTTCGACGCGGTGCAGTCCGGCGAGGGCGTCGGCAACGAGCTGATCTACATCATCGCCGCCGTCATCGGCGGCTGCCTGATCACCGGCGGACACGGCAGCGCCATCGGCTCGGCGGTCGGTGCCCTCCTGTTCGGCATGACCAGCAAGGGCATCGTCTTCGCCGAGTGGAACCCCGACTGGTTCAAGTTCTTCCTCGGAGCGATGCTGCTCCTCGCGACCCTGCTCAACACCTGGGTCCGCAGGCGGGCGGAGGCCACCAAGTGA
- a CDS encoding sugar kinase, whose translation MTMSLPRQAAPPDGRPPRVEDRRRRNRRRTLTLLIIVLLIGVPAGYLVISANQSRDSGKDKEARYAVRGLAPGYPSKVQRRLYQVPIPHPADMVSYYETNNWKTSRLYVQFRTTEPGLTSFLEAMGVNRDDLKEGAVTVGARDKTTTGWTFTSPGPWWGLSHSQKNPAPTQDVVVNLSNPVLPMVYVVSRTVP comes from the coding sequence GTGACGATGTCGCTGCCCCGCCAGGCGGCGCCTCCGGACGGCCGGCCACCGCGCGTCGAGGACCGCCGGCGCCGCAACCGCCGCAGGACCCTCACCCTGCTGATCATCGTGCTGCTCATCGGTGTCCCGGCCGGCTACCTGGTGATCTCCGCCAACCAGAGCCGCGACAGCGGCAAGGACAAGGAGGCCCGGTACGCGGTGAGGGGCCTCGCGCCCGGCTACCCGTCCAAGGTCCAGCGCCGCCTCTACCAGGTCCCGATACCGCACCCGGCCGACATGGTCTCCTACTACGAGACCAACAACTGGAAGACCAGCCGCCTCTACGTCCAGTTCCGGACCACCGAACCGGGCCTCACCTCCTTCCTCGAGGCCATGGGCGTCAACCGCGACGACCTGAAGGAGGGCGCCGTCACCGTCGGCGCCCGGGACAAGACGACCACCGGCTGGACCTTCACGAGCCCCGGCCCCTGGTGGGGCCTCAGCCACAGCCAGAAGAACCCCGCCCCCACGCAGGACGTGGTCGTGAACCTGTCCAACCCGGTCCTGCCGATGGTCTACGTCGTCTCCCGCACCGTCCCCTGA